One stretch of Candidatus Deferrimicrobiaceae bacterium DNA includes these proteins:
- the malQ gene encoding 4-alpha-glucanotransferase translates to MTAPSTRESRWLGRLARACGVQTAYYDITHKRVQVSPHTLLAVLRALGAPLTKAEEARDALREREQARWRRPCEPVVVAWDGGPAEISLRLPGTLSDARIGLHLRLEDGGVLDLPCDLSLLPAAQGTQVEGERYVVKTVDLLGGLPLGYHRLTAEVGGKEAEALVIAAPRKAYAPREEGGEKAWGVFLPLYALHSRRSLGSGDLTDLADLMEWVSGLGGKVVGTLPLLAAFLSEPFNPSPYAPASRLFWNEFYLDVARVPEFSACAPARELLSSPGFREEVDALRAAPLVDYRRGMALKRRVIRELARSFFAGSEPGRQDAFREFLAANPDGEEYAVFRATGEKQRSPWPAWPAALRDGAITPEAYDEEEKRYHLYAQFVFEEQFGAISKRFRERGEALYLDLPLGVSYDSYDVWRNRDLFVLSVSAGAPPDDFFTQGQDWGFPPMHPVRSREEGYRYFRACLRLQFRHAGILRIDHVMGLHRFFWVPRGMTAREGTYVGYPPEELYAVLTLESQRNGVRIVGEDLGTVPPYVRPAMARHGLSRMFVVQFGLSPDPAKALRPVLAESLACVNTHDMPTFASFWGGLDIDDRIELGLLDEEGARKERGRRLRMIKALSSFLRSKGWLGENHPGAQAALAACLSSLAASKAGVVIANLEDLYGETHPQNVPGTWKERPNWLRKARHGFEAFREMPDVIHALREVDRLRKGEKARPGSPRGRRASRPGEEVG, encoded by the coding sequence ATGACGGCGCCTTCGACCAGGGAGTCGCGCTGGCTCGGACGGCTGGCGCGCGCCTGCGGCGTCCAGACCGCGTATTACGACATCACCCACAAGAGGGTGCAGGTCTCCCCGCATACGCTCCTGGCCGTCCTTCGGGCGCTCGGGGCGCCGCTTACGAAGGCCGAAGAGGCCCGGGACGCGCTGCGGGAGCGCGAGCAGGCGCGATGGCGCCGTCCGTGCGAACCGGTCGTGGTGGCGTGGGACGGCGGTCCCGCGGAGATTTCGCTTCGACTCCCGGGCACCTTGTCGGACGCCCGGATCGGCCTCCATCTGCGCCTCGAGGACGGGGGCGTTCTGGACCTTCCGTGCGACCTGTCGCTCCTTCCCGCGGCGCAGGGAACGCAGGTCGAGGGCGAACGGTATGTGGTGAAGACGGTCGATCTGCTGGGGGGGTTGCCCCTCGGGTACCACCGCCTGACGGCGGAGGTCGGGGGGAAGGAAGCGGAAGCCCTGGTCATCGCCGCCCCCCGGAAGGCGTATGCCCCCCGGGAAGAAGGAGGGGAAAAGGCATGGGGCGTCTTTCTCCCTCTCTACGCGCTCCACTCCCGGAGGAGCCTGGGAAGCGGCGACCTCACCGACCTTGCGGACCTCATGGAGTGGGTGTCCGGGCTGGGGGGGAAGGTGGTGGGAACCTTGCCGCTTCTCGCCGCGTTTCTCTCCGAGCCGTTCAACCCGAGCCCGTACGCCCCGGCGAGCCGTCTTTTCTGGAACGAGTTCTACCTCGACGTCGCCCGGGTACCCGAATTTTCCGCGTGCGCCCCGGCCCGGGAGCTTCTCTCCTCTCCCGGGTTCCGCGAAGAGGTCGATGCGCTGCGGGCCGCTCCGCTCGTGGACTACCGGCGCGGGATGGCCCTTAAGCGCAGGGTCATCAGGGAGCTGGCCCGGTCCTTTTTTGCGGGGAGCGAACCCGGGCGGCAAGATGCCTTCCGGGAGTTTCTGGCCGCAAACCCCGACGGGGAGGAGTATGCCGTCTTCCGGGCGACAGGGGAGAAGCAGCGGTCCCCCTGGCCGGCGTGGCCCGCGGCGCTCCGCGACGGTGCGATCACGCCGGAGGCGTATGACGAGGAGGAGAAGCGGTACCACCTCTATGCGCAGTTCGTCTTCGAGGAGCAATTCGGGGCGATATCGAAGCGTTTCCGGGAGAGGGGGGAGGCGCTCTACCTGGATCTGCCGCTCGGGGTGAGCTACGACAGCTACGACGTCTGGCGCAACCGCGACCTGTTCGTCCTTTCCGTTTCCGCGGGGGCGCCTCCCGACGACTTTTTCACCCAGGGACAGGACTGGGGGTTCCCCCCGATGCATCCGGTGAGAAGCCGCGAGGAGGGATACCGGTACTTCCGCGCCTGCCTGCGTCTCCAGTTCCGCCACGCGGGGATCCTGCGGATCGACCACGTGATGGGACTGCACCGCTTTTTCTGGGTGCCGAGGGGGATGACCGCCCGGGAGGGGACCTATGTCGGGTATCCGCCCGAGGAACTCTACGCCGTCCTCACTCTCGAGTCGCAAAGGAACGGAGTCCGGATCGTGGGGGAGGACCTGGGGACCGTTCCCCCGTACGTCCGACCGGCGATGGCGAGGCACGGACTTTCCCGGATGTTCGTCGTCCAATTCGGGCTTTCGCCGGATCCCGCAAAGGCGCTTCGGCCGGTCCTGGCGGAATCCCTGGCATGCGTGAACACCCACGACATGCCCACCTTCGCTTCCTTCTGGGGGGGGCTGGATATCGACGACCGGATCGAACTCGGGCTTCTCGACGAAGAAGGCGCCAGGAAGGAAAGGGGGAGGCGACTCCGGATGATAAAAGCCCTTTCGTCGTTCCTCCGGAGCAAAGGATGGCTCGGGGAAAACCATCCGGGAGCGCAGGCGGCCCTGGCGGCGTGCCTTTCGTCCCTCGCGGCAAGCAAAGCCGGCGTTGTCATCGCCAACCTCGAGGACCTGTACGGGGAGACCCATCCCCAGAACGTGCCCGGAACGTGGAAGGAGCGGCCGAACTGGCTCCGGAAAGCGAGGCACGGATTCGAGGCCTTCCGCGAGATGCCCGACGTGATCCACGCCCTCCGGGAGGTGGACCGTCTCCGGAAGGGGGAGAAGGCGCGTCCGGGAAGCCCCCGGGGCAGGAGAGCGAGCCGACCAGGTGAGGAGGTGGGATAG